Genomic segment of Malania oleifera isolate guangnan ecotype guangnan chromosome 7, ASM2987363v1, whole genome shotgun sequence:
taacaaatcaaaaaaatttaacatgtttttgttaaagtgatgatgtttcaggaaacaaGCATATAAGTTCAAGATTAAGGTGATCACAAGCCTTTATTGAAAGTCTACATTCCAAAGATGTGATCAGATGAAAGCTTAATTGttcaaaaataaacaaaattgatgcaagcttaaagaatattgaagctcaaggtcaagatagactcaaagaaagacatacatgaagacttcgcATATAGAttgtttttaagtcttaagaaagtcttatgtaagtgcttcaattaaaagtcaatatggatgctttgaagctcattaggattaattattgacttagagaccaaattttgaaaaatcccaaaaaaaatatcTTCAAAAGACTCAAAGTAATTTGGCAAGTAAAAGCtcacaaaagtttttggaaacaaacaatatgaatgcataaattttttattgtccaggcgactgacccatTCTAGTTAGATGATTAACATTTTATGCTGAATTAAATTAGGAAGACCGAATAGGCTTAGTCCACAGACCCCTATGAGTCCAGGTGATTGACTCCATTCTAACTTTGATATTTTTCTGAAATTCAAAGTCTAGGCAACTGACCCCCGATaagtccagtcgactgaacttcgtaATGACTACTTTTAAAATagcgaagaaaagtttccaaattagatttcTTAGACCCCAAACTTTGTaataacttgggaaatactcaaagtaaCTTGGAGAACACGAAATAGTTGCTTTTTaacttataaatacatggaaaaccaaaaGATTTTACACAACAACATACAATCAAGAATTACATTCAACAATCAAGCCTTATTGCTTGTACTCTTCAgaagctttcttgctcacactctttGCTAAGGTTTTACTGAGTCTTGCTAATCTATTCTCACCGATCTTTGTGCGCATATACTGAGTTTTttaatcaaagaaagaagatttTGGTGATAAATTTTCTGACCTTCAAAtcaattctttattgatatttttaattgaagtatattagctgtGCTTTAACCTGTACTAATCATGTCTAATTTGAGAGtgatctttgtacacaagaattgttcttgtttctgttgttttttatggttcaagattgttgaattgttggattaccaggcgtggggtatcgctttAAAAGGAGGGCTCCaacctacttgaaggagtgtgtaaatggtttgcTATGCCCTATTAAAGGagatatagtgaaatccttgggtgttgtacctaaggcgaggacgttggcgcgtatagccgaacctcgtaaaaatctcggtgtcactcttttccctattctcttttaaatttcagcacacgtAAACTGCGTAGATGTTTATTGAactgctgaaaattaatttgtcattgagaattgcggaaaccttctaagggagtacgttgattgaattTTGCAAAAACCTTTTaggggagtatgttgattaatatagGTCATTCATTCATCAGCTACATACTTGAATCCAACATCAAAATCAGAATCTTGGAGCTTGCTGGAATTTCTATATTAAttcatattgtgaagcttatcttgattACATTAACTTATTgagttttaattttgattgttgAAAGAAGCATTAAGAAAGTTGCAAAGCATTCAAGttcattcataaagatttaaataaaattgtGACTTGGCTGAACTTGTGATTCAAAATCAAACCTTACATGTGTGATTGCTGAAACTAAAAATAGatgagaaagaattaataaaaggattcttaaagaaatttttaaatccaattcaccccaccccccctcccctcttgggagtacaccttacttttcacaaATGATTAGTGTCACTTAATGTACCAAGTCTCTTGGAATGAAGCACAATCACTCAATCTCAATATTTTCCATGACAATCATCCAAGCAAAGTGTATGACAAGCATCGCATAAGTTAACCTTTTCTTGAAAATGAGGCAAATTATTTTGAAGTAAGGGAAATTGTTCATAGAAAGGGTTTCGAAGGTAAAACACTCGCTTTGGAAGATGGAATTCCCCAAAACAAGGTAAACCTAGGACAACAATCCAATTGAGATGGAGAATGATTCGAGCTAAATCACTTTAACAATGTCAATCAACTTAGTTGTCTAAATGAGATTACGAAGAGAAGTATAACCAAGACTTAATTTTATTGAGGTCTATTCGAATTCATTCAGACTTAACCAaagaattacaatataaaatttaaaaaaaaaaaaaaaacttaatctaATTCTCCTAGCAGCTTAGTGAGTAGACAAATCTCATATCCATTAAGTGGAGCCCTCGTGATCGACCATTGTCATCTTCACCCCAAGACTATAGCAGTGCATAGCGTCAAAGTGATTCTAGATCTCCAATTGCTTCATCATTGTGGCATGTGTTGTACAATAGGATAAGGCTATGAACATAAAAAACATTGTCCATCCTAGCATGAAATGCATTAGCCTTAGCCTCTAGCCTTGCCAAAACTCAAAAATCCCTGTGTTATTGATCACTTACTTTTTGGTACCAATCTTGAAGGAATTCCAAGATGGATGTTAGAGATGCTTCTTTGATGAGACATCTCTCTTCTTTGGCCAAGATCTCATGACAGGCATTTTGCTCTTTAGGATCCTCAAAGAGAACAATATGAGTTTGCAGATCCACCAACTAATTAATGGAAATTTGGTGTTCATTTCTTCAAGGAGGGATTCTATTTTTTGTTTCATCAAAAAGGCTAATCCTCGAATCGCCTATGCCAACATCACCTTCAAAAAAGCAGCTAATCGCGAAGAGGCGACTTATTCCCCTTGGAAGAGGGAATCAAAGAATGCTTTCACAAAATCCCTATCCTACATTTAGGTGATTTTGAATGAATCCATAGGAAAATATTAAGAAGAAAGGAAAATCGCTTGCCTACTAAGGAAGCAAAAGCCAGAACTAAGAATGGAAGCTGAAAGAGGCTAAGGCTATGAAAAGATAGAAGAACGTAAAGGCTTAAATAGAGTAGGGTGAAATAAAAAATCCAAGGAAATTAACCTTCATATCACAAAGAATCCATCATGTGATTAGGCTAGAAATCAAGTAGTGAGAGAAGGAATGAAGATCAAGTGATagttgtaacaacccgaaaaaatttttaataatttgaaataataaggaagatagaagggaaggaagaataaatttgaaaaggtggcagcaaacattcgtcaacgaatagactggtctcgtcgacgaatgttcttcttagctcgtcgacaagggtacatgtctcgtcgacgagaaattatcAAGAGGCGTTCTTCGCATTACtaaaactcgtcaacgaattggttgtctcgtcgacgaatgcctatGTATAAATAGTGGATTCTTTTCATTCCAGTGTGAAATTTTTGCatgttctccttctctctctaaaaaatccTTCAGCCATTtaaccttctctcttcgattccgggctggATTTAGCTCGAttcaacgatccgaagctaccacgagacttttgggaagattctctataatATAGGCGGAGTAGATCATtaatttgagtagtttgggaaacatcccaaaacctagGCAAGtaaattattttggaatttccttAGTAAATATTGTCATTTTGAGCCTAGGAAGTGTTATAAGGGTGTTTTagctaagatttgaggaatttggaatttctaaattatagggtctcgttttgttgattttgggtcgaattttgaggttttattattatttttccgctgcgtaaatAGTATTAGAGACGCGTGTTGTCCTAATAACACTCCGGGCTCCACGTGGCGAGgccggggcgttacagttggtatcagagcataacggtcttgcggactttaggaggattaataccaaagtataggtttgaattgaataagggtgggaatgggtagattagggtatTGACAGGAGTTTGAGGTTGTTtcgtagcttggaggcagaaaacCTTTGATGGACTTTTGcgattttctaaatcagtcgacGATTTCAGTAAACCATGGcaaatccattgacggtgatgtttctgaaTTGTGAAACCGagatttggaatttaaatattgGAAGTTCATATGATTGTGGATAAAtggatgttggatgtttaattgaggatatgtatattaatttggttttacgTTATGGTGTTTATGTCATATATataaagatgtggagattctaaattaCCTTGTTGTGCATTTATATccagggatggatcctagaggtaagGGCATGGATGAAGGAGGAGAAAGTGAGATAGGAGTTTCTAGTGGGgacgagattgacacctctcggcTGTTACGAGGAATAGTTCGttaggttagggaagaaatgagacgaGATTATGGAGGAACAGGTTATCCACCGATGCATCAAGGTTGCACCATTGACTAGTTCACTCGTctgaaaccctcatcttttgagggtggctCTGATCTgattaaggctgagatgtggatgcaagaaatggagaaaattttTACTGTATTGAATTGCACCAAGGAGCAAAAGGTCCTCTTCGCCACTTTCAAAGTGGCAGAAAAAGCTAAACGATGGTGGCATGCGATAAAATTATTAGAGGAACAACGAGCAGTGCCTATAGTAATGACCTTAGTTCGCTTCAAGTAGGTCTTCTATGAATGATATTTTCTTTCCACCACCAGAAATGCAATGGTGGAAGAATTTTTCACCTTCACTCAGGGGCGCCTCACAGTTTAGCAGTACATTGCTAAATTTCTGAAGTTATCTCGTTTTGCACCTTATGTGGTTCCTGATGAATATAAGAAGGTGAGGTGGTTCAAGAGGGGCCTGAATCAGAGGATCCACGAGCATATGGAATGTTTTCAAATTCAGGATTTCACGgagttggtggagaaagctacggTGGCAGAGTCAAGTCTGCAGAGGGGTACAGAGGCATCAGAACGAAGGAAAAGGCCTGCATCTCCACGATCCCAAACAAATTTCTGGCAAGGGTTGTgaggggagacagagatgcaGTAGGCCAGGGGTTAGAAAGAGGTGATCGGGGTCATCAGAACGATTCGTCACCCCTCCATTGCCCTAGTAACAATCAGCGGCATTGGGGAGAATCCCGGGGTAGGAGTGTTATATGTTACAGGTGTGGCAAACAGGGACACATAACCCAGGAATGTCGAGAACTTCCAAGTAATACACCAACCCTGAACCAAAATCAGAATCAAAGGAACAATCCGATGTCTCACGGCGGTAGAGGCCCGACAcgtgtctatatgttgggtacacctgaaAAGGGCAACACTAAAGGCCCAGGTAATATGCTTATGTGTAATATGTTTACATTAGTATGTGTGTTAACGttgtttgactttgcatgattCGATGTTGCACGTGTTAGAGTTGCTTCGAATTTATGAATGTGATTAATTAGTTTAATGGTGTATAAATGGGGGACTAAcgaatttcggggacgaaattcttttaagagggGGAGAATTTAACAACccggaaaaattttaaataatttgaaataataaggaagatagaagggaaggaagaataaattcgaAAAGGTGGCGCCaaacattcgtcaacgaatagactggtctcatcgacgaatgttcttcttagctcATTGATGAGGGTACgtatcttgtcgacgaggaattaccgagaggggttctttgcatgactgaaactcgtcgacgaactgtgtacttggacttgtcgacgaattgacgtgtctcgtcgatgaatccctgtgTATAAATAGTGGATTCTTTTCATTCCAGCAAGAAATTTTTGCATGTTCTCCTTATCTCTCTAAAAAAAACTTCGGCCATTCCagcttctctcttcgatttcgggctggatttagcttgattcgacgatcagaagctaccacaagactcctgggaagattctctacaatatagacggagtagatctttgatttgagtagtttgggaaacatcccaaaaccaaggtaagtaaaTTATTTTGGAACTTCCTTAGTAAATATTgtcatttggagcctaggaagtgttataagggtgttttggctaagatttgaggaatttggaatttctgAATTACAGggtcttgttttttttattttacgtCGAATTTtgaggttttattattatttttctgctacataaatggtatcagagatgcgtGTTGTCCTCATAACACTccgagccccacgtggcgggGTTGAggcgttatagttggtatcagagcataacaatcttgcagactttaggaggattaataccagagtataggtttgaattgaataagggtaggaatgggtagaatagggtATTGACAGGAGTTTGACGTTGTTTCGTAGCTTGAAGGCAAAAAACCTTTGATGGACTTCTGCGATTTTCTAAATTAGTCGACGGTTTCAGTAAACCATGGcaaatccattgacggtgataTTTTCGAATTGTGAAACCGagatttggaatttaaatattgGAAGTTCAGATGATTTTGGATAAAtggatgttggatgtttaattgaggatatgTATATCAATTTGGTTTTACGTTATGGTGTTTATGTCATATATATAAAGATGTGGAGATTATAAATTACCTTGTTGTGCACTTATATccagggatggatcctagaggcaagggCGTGGATAAAGGATGAGAAAGCGAGATGGGAGTTTCCAATGGGGACGATATTGACACCTTTCGGCTATTACAAGGAATAGctcgtcaggttagggaagaaacGAGACGGGATTATGGAGGAACAGGTTATCCACCAGTGCATCAGGGTTGCACCATTGACTAGTTCACTCGTCTAAAACCCTCGTCTTTTGAGGGTGGCTCTGATCTgattaaggctgagatgtggatgtaagaaatggagaaaattcttACTGTGTTGAATTGTACCGAGAAGCAGAAGGTCCTATTCGCCACTTTCAAACTAGCAGGAAAAGCTAAACGGTGGTGGCATGGGATAAATTTATTAGAGGAACAGCGAGTGGTACCTATAACAATGACCTGGGTTTGCTTCAAGCAGGTCTTCTATGAccgatattttcctgccaccaccAGAAATGCAAAGGCGGAAGAATTTTTCAGCTTGACTCAGGGGCGCCTCACAGTTCAGTAGTACGCTGCTAAATTTCTGGAGTTATCTCGTTTTGCACCTTTTGTGGTTCCTGATGAATATCAGAAGGTGAGGTGGCTCAAGAGGGGCCTAGATCAGAGGATCCACGAGCATATGGTGTGTTTTCAGATTTTGAATTTCATGgagttggtggagaaagctacgaTGGTAGAGTCAAGTCTGCAGAGGGGTACAGAGGCATCAAAATGAAGGAAGAGGCCTGTGTCTCCTCGATCCCAAACAAATGTCTAGCAAGGGtcgtggaggggagacagagatgcaGCAGGCCAGGGGTTAGAAAGAGGTGATTGGGTTAACACTCCGAAATGCTAGGTACACTTCCCCACTGGAAACTGCTACACTTGCAAAACTTTTTGAGTACTCATGCAGGCAGCATAATAACAAGCAACTACTTGGGACTCATGAGTTAATTTCTAGAGAAAAAGTGAGCAAGGATGGAAGTTGGTTGAGCTATGGCAAAGTATTTGAAGTTGTGTGCAGCTTTTCTTCTGGTTTAGTGCAACTTGGGCACAGAAGGGAAGAACGTGCGACAATATTTGCTGATACACCAAAAGAATGGTTTACTTCATTGCAGGTTTACTTTTTTGACAAAAAATGTTTTGTTTGTCTTTTTTCATGAGTACGTTCTACACTTGATATGTTactactaattcacccccctcttgggaatacaccaattccaacataaacAAAGTTGAATCGAATTGCACTTATAACTAACTGGTGTGCAAGTGGTAACCAATCAACGGAATGGCCATCTATGTCCCTCTCAATATAGAGCACACCTAAGAAGGAGGGATCTAGAGATGGGCATCTATCCCATGCCTAGATAATAAGAAGACGTAAAGGATTGCCAATCTCCTTCATATATGGATGTGTGGCATGGCACGTATCTCTATACAACCACACCAACGTCGCACAACCCCAACTATATGAAAACGTTTGCATCAAATCCTCTAGTAGTGGAAAGAACATAAGATGCACATAGTTGCTCGACATATCATAGAAGAAAGTGCCACAAATTAATTGCAAAGAGTGCATGCACAAGTGAAAATGATAGTTGCTCATCCGCACCATCATGTAACTAACAAAACTAATCCCATTGGAACCTTATCCTGAAGCATGAACCAAGAGTCTTAGTTTTAGGTGGGGTAACTCCTACTATCCACTGGCAAATATGATGCAATGTTTGTCATCCCTACCAGTCCTGCTCTGTTTTTATTGGTCCACACATATGACCAATGATAAGCTTTCCGTCAATAGGAAAGCCGAATAGAATTTCCAGATCTTGTAGTGTGATCGTGGCCTCAACTTGGGGAAGGTGGAATGTGTGTTCCTCTAGCCTCCATCGCTTGACAAATGCGGtgacaagatgccaatccaacaGGATATGGCTCATACAGTACAAGTCATAGAACTCAGAAATGTGTATCCACTCGATAATGTGCTAATTTGCATCAATTAATCACTCCATAAATTGTGTGACACCATGATAGTGTAGCACCTTTGCATGACCATCTACCTATACTCAAGTAGAATGATGCCAATTGTCCAAATTCAGCATAGAATAATCGCTCGTTCTTCGATATCAATGCTGCAAAAAAAGAAAATACGAATACATATCACAAATTAACTAAAATGATAAAATGTAAGAATATCATTTCAGGTACCAAGTTATTTATGTCAACTATCGTCCTCCTTGCTTAATGGTCTATGATTTTGTATGGCTCAATTTTTTCATCCTCCTCCCCTTGTTGCCACTTCCCACTTGCTTTATAATGACGTTGTCAATTTGACTTCACCTAATAAAGACATTATGTATCAATGCAATTGGCCTACTCCATCCCCAATTGTAACCCTTCTCAGACACCTTGTGTGGTTATGTCCTTGTTCATTGCAGATGTTACATGTATTCTTCTTCCTACCCTCCATTATGTTCATCTCATTATGTAGATGTAAGCTTTTAGGAAAACCCTTGTGTCAAGCTAAAGCGGGATTCACATACAATTTCAACATACTTAGCTTCAACCAATGGTCTTGGTGCATgatcaaattgaaattaactgAATATGTTGCATAGTGTTCATCTATGTTGTAGCAAGGGTCAATAAACCTAACAGGATTGAATTATGTCTCTGCACATACAGCTAATATATAGGAGTAAGGAAAGTGTAAATCTTGTCACTTTGCATATGAGCATTGTCGTTCGTGGATGCTCAGAGTTTGAATATTGGTTCCCTTGTGTAGCCCTTGCAATGTTGTCGTTATGCTAAAAGAACCTCTCAATCAGTTGAACATCATCACCCAATGTCCAACAGTCCTAATCTTCTTTTTTCCATGCATAACATGATGTGTGGGGTAAATGCATTCCCTACTGCAATTGTTTTGCGAACTACCTCTCGTCGACTATGAAATAATGGGCAAAGCAATAAAAAGTCAACTAGATGATGGTCATTATTAGCATACTACACACTCCTTTAAGGATGGCATTAAAACACTCCACAAGGTTAATGGTCATGTCCCTATACCTTTGTCCACTGCCATGACACTGGGCCCATATATGAGGAGAGGTCTACGCAAAAAATGACTTTGTCTGTTGGCCACCTTCAGTGTTTATCTTTTCCATCTACTTGttaatttttcttatttgatGTTCCATCCCACTCGCTCTGCCATCCGCTTCAAATTGGCATTTCTGACTCTACTATTAAAGTTCCTAACCACATGGTGAAGGCAAAATAAGTGGTAGGCATGTGGCGGTTGTCAATTAGGATTCAATGCACCACAGCTATTATATCTGCATGTTTGTCTTATATCAGGCAAATTCCATCTCTGTCAGTGACATAACCAAGGCAACGTacaaaccaattccatgtgtcgaaACTTTCCTCCTGCACATGCAAAGGTGAATGCAAGCGAAAATATATATCCATTTGCATAATATTAGAAGTCATAGAAATCAGAAGTTTGTCTTTATACTTTATGTGCTATTGTTGTCTGTCGTCCTCTCCTCCTCTCAGGTTCGTGCGTCtacagaggaagaagaagagtcCTTTAAGTCATCCAAAAAAATGTAGGTTGAACCGGCACTtattattaaaaacaaaaataaaatgctACCTTGTCCAACGTTTTTTAACTAAACAAACGTTACATTATCCAATGATTTGTTTAATACATAGACCAACGATTTTTGATACGCgtcaatttggaaaaaaaaaatagtttagttcaaattattttttaatattgagacaaattaattttgaaagaaaaaagatcatttcaaattattttttaataaattttaataaataatattaaaaaatggaaaaataaaataaagtaaagaaaCTCCTCTTTTTGGATCTTGGATTTCTCTTCTGCCTTTCCTTCCTTCATCGGCCTTGACAAGAAAACACTGAAATGATAGATGGATCCATCACAGTCACTGCCGGCCATCTCTTCACTGAAAGAAAGAACAATGAAATccaaaaatataagagaaaagcAACTTCCCTTTCCTATATAAACAACTGTCCGTCCCCCAATCCAAACAGCTCAAAGAAACACCTCAAAAGACTCCAGCAAAGAGACTCCgagaaagacaaaaaaaaaaaaaaaaaacagccaaACCACCCAGGAGCTTTACTGCCTAGTTCATTCTGTCCCCAGCTAGAGACACGTCTTttcttctatttggtatcatctAGCGCCTTTCGGCCGACCCCTTCTCCATATTTCATACTAAAACGAGAAACCCAAGTGATAGTCAGCACATGGAGAGCAGTGATCAGTAATTTGCAGTCTCTACTCTCTTAGGGAGATATGCATGTCTCTCTTTCAAAAGATGACATTTGCAAAACCCACCTGAGATTTGTCTTAAATAGTAGTTGCATAGCTTCCCAAACTTTCCCCAAACTTGCCCTCCAATTTCTTTTCCCCAACTTCTTGCTTGCAATTATTTTCCCACCTGGATACCTAGTTACCTAGTTCCCTTTAATTTGCGCAACAAAAAAAAAGACTAACCTAGATGAGCAATATGGAAGCTTTCAACACCTCCAGAACCCTGCCCATTTGCTACGCAACTACCTTctccagcagcagcagcagcagcagcagtggcAGCAGTAGGGACAACATCTGGGCACATCACACAATTGACACTAGTCCCTGGATGGACAGCAGGATCTGGAGTAGACTCCCTCAGCAACTCATGGATCGGGTGATTGCCTTCCTCCCCCCACCCGCCTTCTTTCGTGCCCGATCCGTCTGCAAGCGATGGTATGCTCTCTTATTCTCCAATACCTTCCTCCAACTATACCTGCAGCTATCCCCTCCCCACCACtgcttcattttcttcaagcacAAAACCCCCAACACCTACATTTACAACACCAAACCCAATCACTCCCAATCGGGATACCTCTTCGATCCCTACCACCTTGCATGGTACCGTCTCTCCTTCGCCTTCGTCCCCTCCGGCTTCTCCCCCGCGTCTTCCTCCGGCGGCCTAATCTGCTGGGTCTCCGACGCCGCCGCTCCCAAAACCTTAATCCTCTGCAACCCACTTGTGGGGTCCATGACCCAACTGCCTCACACTGAACGCCCGCGGCTCTTCCCCTCCGTCGGCCTAGCCGTGGGGCCGTCGTCGATCGACGTCGTCGTCACCGGAGACGACCTAACATCCCCCTACGCAGTCAAGAACCTCACGACGGAGAGCTTTCACATCGACGCGGAGGGGTTCTACTCGATTTGGGGCACGACGTCGTCACTGCCGAGGCTGTGCGGGCTGGAGTCGGGTCGGATGGTGTGTGCGGACGGGCGATTCTACTGCATGGACCACAGCCCGTTCAGCGTGCTGGCGTACGAGGTGGGGGCGAACCGGTGGTGCAAGATCCAGGCGCCGATGAGGCGGTTCCTGCGGTGGCCGAGCCTGGTGGAGAGCGGAGGGAGTGTGGTGCTGGTGGCGGCGGTGGAGAAGAGCAAACTCAACGTGCCTAGGAGCCTGAGGCTCTGGACCATGCAGGGCGGCGCGTGGGCGGAGATAGAGAGGATGCCGCAGCAGCTGTACGTGGAGTTCGCGGAGGCGGAGGGGAACAGGGGGTTTGACTGCGTGGGGCACGGCGAGTTTATTGTGATTGTGATTCGAGGAGGAGTAGGGGAGAAGGCGGCGGTGATGTTTGATGCCCGTAGGAAGAGGTGGGTTTGGATTCCTGCGTGCCCTTTCATGGATATGGAGAAAAACGTAAATGGCGGAGACGGTGAGGATGAACTACGGGGGTTTCCTTATCAGCCGAGGTTGGCTACGCCGGTGACTGGGCTGCTTGATCACTTGACGCTCCCCTTTCAGCCATTTAGCGGGTAGTAGTGGCTATCTCAGCTTGCTTTCAATAGTTGAACGTGGATTTGGGGAGTAATTTGTAATGGTTTGTAGGGCTGAATTAGCATGGATCTAGTTATTTAGTAGTGGGAATGTAATTTAATGGAGCATGCCATGTCTACGTTAAAACTGTGTTACTAATTAGCTTCGTTTCAGTGCTTCTCTTTAAAATGTGAGAAATTTTTTTTCTGAGGGAGCTTTTATATGAGTACAAATTTCAGAGATATATTAATGGTTTCTATTAATGTTTACatgctttttattttctttaaatttatgGCACGCATGGTATGTCatataaatagaaaatgtgaCAAATTTTTAGGATggaattttttctttaaaatgtgAGAAATttttttggggaatttttatataaataaaaatgttaGAGATGACGCTGTAATTGGCCCCGTAATTCAAGATGGTAAATTGCAATTAACCCAAGAATAAAATGGAATAGCTTTGGTCCATGGCAAACTATAAAATAAGAGGAATACTTTCAAGAAACAATTCCTGCAATAGATTTGGAATCCGCCATTTATAAGATGTTATACTAATGGTTTCGATTGGtgattttagaaaaaataaaataaaataaaactaaaaataaataaaatgtatacAACTTAAACCCAACCATAAATTAGCTAGCTAGTCTTCTTTTGCATCAGTTCATCACTAACCTAGGTTGCAAGATAGTCAATTATGAACTTCAAAATAGACAATGGatagaattttattaaaatgTGGTTGGACAAGTTGTTGATAGGAAAATTAATTTTAGAAGAGCAAACTCCTTTTAGGAGTTTAAAATTTCTATGTTTGGCAGTTTTCATATCACTCAAGTACTCGGTAGTGAGGTTGACTTCACATTTAGTATTTATGTAAAGCATATGCATGCACTTCATTTATGAGAAAGAATTTTATGTCAAACCTAATTTTTCTTAGATTAAACAAAATTAAACTAGCTAACCAATCGACAATTGGGAAGAACGTATGGAATATTTGTGGACAAAAGTTACGCTTATAATGGTTTGTTTTTAAATTGAGTATCGAGAACAAAATTAAAACATGTTCAAGtaatacatattttttttcttctttaaatttTTAGCATGCATGTCTATTGGTGGGTGGAGAGGAACgttcagtcactggttgtgactaaAACTCAgtaaaaataaatacaacaacaatgtatttcaatctgaaaaataaatacagagAAACTTCAAAGACAACTCTTACTCTCTCGCTCACTGGTTTttcactc
This window contains:
- the LOC131159908 gene encoding protein UNUSUAL FLORAL ORGANS; the protein is MSNMEAFNTSRTLPICYATTFSSSSSSSSSGSSRDNIWAHHTIDTSPWMDSRIWSRLPQQLMDRVIAFLPPPAFFRARSVCKRWYALLFSNTFLQLYLQLSPPHHCFIFFKHKTPNTYIYNTKPNHSQSGYLFDPYHLAWYRLSFAFVPSGFSPASSSGGLICWVSDAAAPKTLILCNPLVGSMTQLPHTERPRLFPSVGLAVGPSSIDVVVTGDDLTSPYAVKNLTTESFHIDAEGFYSIWGTTSSLPRLCGLESGRMVCADGRFYCMDHSPFSVLAYEVGANRWCKIQAPMRRFLRWPSLVESGGSVVLVAAVEKSKLNVPRSLRLWTMQGGAWAEIERMPQQLYVEFAEAEGNRGFDCVGHGEFIVIVIRGGVGEKAAVMFDARRKRWVWIPACPFMDMEKNVNGGDGEDELRGFPYQPRLATPVTGLLDHLTLPFQPFSG